The window TTGCTGTCCTGGTGAGCAAGTCCCTCAGGCAGGCATCTTAACTGCGAGGTTCTTTGATTACCAGCATGAAGGCTTTTGTCCTGAAATGTTGATTAATGTGGTTCAGCGCATGAGAAGAAATAATTGAGTTCAttcaagaaaagagaaggaagcagagcTTTTAAGAATAGATTCTAATCTTGGTTCCACTACTTACTAGCTGTTTGTCTTCTGATTcatcactttacctctctgaatttcagttgTCACATCTGCAATAAGATAAGTATACCACCTACCTCTTGGAGTTGGTGTGAGAATTAACTAAAGGTAAATTACCTGATACAGTGCCTGggaccgttttttttttttaagggaaggagaaaaagagtgAATCAAAAAAATGAACTTCAGAAATCGAGTGCAAGTAAAGTAGAGTAGAACCAGTGAGGCAGGAGCTGGGATCACAGTGGGGCATCATAAGTGTATGAGATCCTCAAAGCAGGGACACTCTATCTATGTCCATCTTCTCCATAATGCCAGGAAAATGTCATAAACACTATGAACAGTCAACGCATATCTGTAGATAGAAGTGCTGTGCTGGCTCTGAGCTTCCAAATCATGTTGCAATCATGTTGACAAGTCAGTCTAAGACTGAGTTATATACCCTGAATTATTGGGGAGTGGAATGAGTAAAAGCTTAGTTTGGTGTTTTGCATCAGTTTAGGGGATTAGGAGTTGATTCTGTCCATCCCTGGAATACAGTGACAACAGTGTGTACAATGCAGTCACCCAGAGTGGGGACAATTAGCGTGGTCTGCCCTAGAGAGGTGGAATATTTCACCACTGGCATTGGAATTGGCTGGCACATTGTGAGGTTAAAAAGCAGACTAATTTATTGTCACTTTTATTACTGTTTTCAAATTCTCCACGgcatgtatcagaatcacctAAAGGACTTGTTAAACACAGATTTCTGGGTCCATTCCTAGAGTTTCTGATTTTGCTAAGGGTgataagaatttgcatttcttacaAGTTCCAGGTGAGGCTGATGCTGATAtagtttgagaactgctgctttATAGACTACACTCCCACATTGCCTGCACCTGGGCAAACCACGCCATCAGTATGATACTGATACAGGAGGTgcaaattcagacacacagaagGGCTGAGCAGGGGATACAAGTAGGTCAAGTCAGCCTGGTGGGGCTTTAGACAGAGAGAGCGTATATATCCCATGTAAAGGGACAATCTACTGCCTGGCTGTGATTGccagcattttttattttcttgaaactagaaattgagatttttatgtaaaatattacattttaatgtTGGCACCcaattcaactttttaaaatgcaggccAAAACCATCTATGAGCCAAATCCTGCCAGTGGGGCAGTAGTAGCATGCTCTCTATGGTATTAGCCAAGAGGGGCTGGAAGAAGGAAGCTGTACAATTGTCCAGCTGCTCTTCAGCCTTGTCTTCAGACCGAAACTTTGTTCACTGGGTTCTACTAGGTTGAGGGAGGGCTTCAAGGCAGGTTTTCCACAACAGGAAAACTGCAAATAGTTGGACCATCATTTGGATGAGTCTGGACATGGAGAGGGATTGTACCTACAAAAGTCTTTAGTCTAAAAGGAAGTTGCTTTCCTAAATTCCAATCTGAATTTATATTACTGTTGGCCCAACCCATGGTTGAAGAATACATGCACAAGGATCTAATCTTGGCATCAGAACCCCAGAGGTTCAGTTCCCCGCCCCAGCTTCCACCATTAAACCTCCAGTAAAGTGATCTCCCCCTTTACCTcaataattgcttttttcttttatttttctgcttttctctttcttttttttgttttttaaaggagcATGAGCCACTCTCTTAGCCCACTGACAATCCTCTGTATTTGCATTCAGATTTCATAGTACTTGTTAAAAATGCGGATTCCTGAATTCTGTCCTCAGATACCATCCCAGAATCTATAATTCGGTAAGAACCTCAGGCAATTCTAATGCCTGCTTTGGCCATGCCTTGAGAAACAGAATGCATGACAGTAAACTGAGCTGTCAGCAGGTGCCCTGACATTTTTCTCCAAGAACCTAAAGTATTTTATGTCCTAAATTTCTGAATGAAGGAGTAAAATTGGTAAATATAAACACCAACTTCCAAACCCTTAAAAACGATTTTCCACTCTCTGCTTCAGAAATATATTGCTGCAAAAAGTAATCTTTCTTTCCAAAAGATACTTTTCAGGTTGAGGGTATTGCTAGCCAAGAGAAATTTTAGGAGATCTAAATTCCAACCAAACTCCTACCAATTTGTGGTCAATGAACGTGGGAAAGTAAGCATTTTAAAGCTTAATGAACGTTGTTCAAGGTGGAGTAACTCAGGAGCTCTAAGCTTGTATGTATGTTTATTCATGTTCTTTTgctctaaaatgaaaatagaatcatagaagagaggcagaaaggaatttTGTCATTAAATGCAGTACGTGTTGcactattttacatatttttgtctAAATTTCATAGACCGTTGCATTTCTGGAGACATAAAAGTctgaaaataagattttaatattaaaatttttttaaaatatgacagaaCAATTTTAATCCCTAGAAGAACTAGAAGATTTAATCAAACAGTTGTATATCATAAATTTTCCAGAAACTGGTTAAAACAATGATTTAGACCTAGAAGAATGGAGGCATGGCAGGTTAAAATTGAACCTTaacaaaaaaaatgttcacaATGTCTGGGCATATGACATAAGATTCTGTTATTAGTCAATGGAATGAGTTTAAGATAAAGGTGTTAaagcagaaaagaggaaaaatcattGTCTCTGTATTCAGAGGCTTCAAGCTAGTAATAGTTAGGAAATGGTACCAACATATtgacttctgtgctggtttgaagggaagtatgccccctaagaaaagccatgttttaatatggatcccatttcttaaaggtagaatagtctctattcaatgctgtgtatttgggactgtgatgggatcatctccctggttgatgagatttagttaagaacggttgttaaactggattaggggatgacatgtctccacccatctgagtgggtcttgattagtttctgaagtcctataaaagaggaaacattttggagaatgagagactcagagagggcagagaatgctgcaacactacaaagcagagagtccaccagccagcgacctttggagatgaagaagggaaatgcctcccggggagcttcatgaaaccagaagccaggagagtaagctagcagatgatgccgtgtctgccatgtgcccttccagccgagagagaagccctgactgcgttcgccatgtgcctttccagatgagagagaaaccctgaacttcatcggccttcttgaaccaaggtatctttccccagatgcctttgattggacatttctatagacttgttttaattgggacattttctcggccttagatctgtaaactagcaactcattaaatttccccttttaaaagccattccgtttctggtatattgcattccagcagctagcaaactagaacaacttcatACAGCTTTTACTCCATGAAAGACTAaacatgtgttttatatatacaaatatataatgatgtaaacatatagaaaaatatatgtattaaaaacATGTATTATATTATGCCCCACGTGTTTCCACCATGTCTAAGTATAGAATAGAGCAAATGAAGCTTGGAGAAGTTAACATCTAAGGTCACCAAGCAGGCAATGAGATCAAATcctaatacaatacaatacaactGAGTGACTGctttatgccaggcactgtgctaagcactggAGGTAtgaagatgagtaagaaataatcTTTATCTTAGTTCATtttaatgggtcaaagaagaagggtggaagagacaggaaaataaataacCAATTCCAAGGCAATGTCATGATTCCATGCTAGAAGTACAAATGGAGTTCTGTGGCAGAAAGAAAAGTCCCTTCCCAACTAACCTGTGTGCACAGCTCCAGAAAGGAGGTGTCATATGAGCTGGAATTCCATCTCTAACCTCCTAACCCAGAGCTTTCCTATCGCATTTGGCTTGGAGTCTTCTTATTCAGACTCAGCAACTCATCCCTGTTCCCAATAAATGCCAGCATATTAGGGACTGCTGGTTGGTGTGTGTGTTAGCCCCCAAATTGTTGTTTTGTCCAGACTACGATGAAATAGACAGCAAGCTTTGTCTATCTCCATAACAGCTTGGACAGTGCAGAGCAGCACATTGCAGTCACATGCAGTTCACACCCTCCACCACACTGGGCACTCTTTCTGGCCTCCAGCCCCTGGTTCTAGGGGCAATCCTTGTCCAGGAGCCTCTCAGGTGTTTGTCCACAGGAGCAATGCTGGCTGGCTTGGCCTGAGCACTCCCATCTGGCCTGCCTTCCATGGTTTGTACTGGGACACTTTAGCCAGAAGGACATTAGGGAAAGGGAGACATGAAATGGTCCAAGCCTCCtggtaaggaaagaaagaattcaaaacTGTGACTCttacctttttcttctcctcagaCTACCAAGCTCCAGTGAACCCTCCCCAGCCTCTACCACCCCTTCCCTGCTTCACGGAACATTTTCCTCTGAATGAAGTGCTTGCTGGATGAGGAATGAGACTTTGTAACATGCATTGtaaggatagatttttttttccattatgtaCCAACATGAGAAGCTTTCTTATCTGTAATAAGAGAAAGAAAGTTAAGCAGAAAGGGAGacatggagggaaggaagaagggacaagggagggagagaaagagagaagaagaagaaagagaaagagaaatggggaaggtaaaaagaaaaggaaagaaagaaaaaaaaagaatggaaaaggaaggaaggaagggaaaaggatttgcaactttctttctttcagttgcTAGCTATGGAGAATGCCTTTGGGTGTTTAAATGCTACCTGGCTTTGAAGTGAGATTGCTGTAAGCTGTCTgggttttataatttatataatcagTTGATGTTTGCCATTTTGGAAGATCCCACTGCCAAAAGACAGGACTGGTTCATTGCATCAGCTTCCTGCTCATATgggtagagagaaaaaaaatattattaaaaccacaatgatctTCTAAGGAAGGTGGAACCTGTTAAAAATCCAGTGGTCTTTTGTGCTGCTGGAGGGATGGATACTCTTCTAGCTGCTTTAATGCTTGGATTGGTTCTGATATGCTGGGTTGCTCAAGAGAATGAGTTAGAAGAACTTGGAATTCCCAGAAAGAGGTCAAGAGGCAAGGTGGGAGGAGCAGGCCTCTAACTAGGGTAACAGCATCGGTGCGGATCCCTAGAAGGATTGATAAAATCTGGGGTGTCCAATATGCTGTTGTTTGTTGTGTAAATGGACCATGAAACCCTTCTGTGACCCACAAAACAGGAGTCCTCAACTACACACGTCAGCCAGGCACTCTGGTTTTCTATGAGTGGAATCGAAGAGATGGGGCCAAGTTCCCGGTTGGGGTTGATGCCAGAGACAAAGGAAAGGTTGCAAGAAGTATGATGTAGGGAAGGAATTCACCAGAAGCGAGAATCAGAACTGGAGGCGATCATGTTACCCTACTCCCTGGAAGttcatataaaaaagaagaaaaggggtcCTGAATCTGTAGGGATCTAGATCCAAGGGGGAGGAAAATATCAGCAATGGGAACTATACCAACCTTCAAGGTTCTGTATCCACTTCGTCTTCTACAATACCAGCAGGTGATAAGTAGTAAAATTCCCAGGATCACAGTCAGAATGCCAATCCCAACAGCCCTGGTCCAAGAGACAGATAAATCCAATTTGATACTGAACCATTGTTCCAGACTACGATGAAATGGACAGCAAGTTCCAGACTACGATGAAATGGACAGCAAGCTTTGTCTATCTCCATAACAGCTTGGACAGTGCAGAGCAGCACATTGCAGTCTCATGCAGTTTCACACCCTCCACCACACTGGGCACTCTTTCTGGCCTCCAGCCCCTGGTTCTAGGGGCAATCCTTGTCCAGGAGCCTCTCAGGTGTTTGTCCACAGGAGCAATGCTGGCTGGCTTGGCCTGAGCACTCAAGGTCCAGGCACAAAAGGTGCTGTAGCAACTGATCCTGAGGAGGACAATTTATTTGTTGGGACTGAATTTTCTTCTCATTATGGCTGGTTTTAAGCTTTTTCCCTGACTACCAATTcacaaaaaggaaatggaaatgaacATTGACTGAGCATCTACAATAAGCCAGATGCTGGGCTAAACATTCTACATGCCGAAGATCATGtaattctcacagcaaccctATAAAAGAGACACCatttattatcctcatttcaaAGATTTGGAAGTAAATGCAGAGGATAAGTGACTTGCCCATGGTCATACAGAGCTGGCACATGTAAGAGCTAGGACTTGAACTTGAGTCTGTCTTAACTGTGTCTCTCTGCCCAAAACTACCCCCCTTTCC of the Tamandua tetradactyla isolate mTamTet1 chromosome 2, mTamTet1.pri, whole genome shotgun sequence genome contains:
- the MLANA gene encoding melanoma antigen recognized by T-cells 1 gives rise to the protein MPREDAHFIYGYPKKGSSHSYITAEEAVGIGILTVILGILLLITCWYCRRRSGYRTLKDKSLHAGNQRTSQLRCLPEGLAHQDSKLFQEHYCEPQAPNAPPAYEKLSAEQSPPPYSP